In Trichoderma breve strain T069 chromosome 4, whole genome shotgun sequence, the following proteins share a genomic window:
- a CDS encoding complex I intermediate-associated protein 30 (CIA30) domain-containing protein has translation MMHATTRWQQLLYLYGGDQPWDSLLWVTSDDRVRGGASQSHLSVINPEKARFYGHLDTQTLGGAGFASQHSLGVLDWDLSGYEGIIVSVAEADGKRYALTLKDEIPPKRGDGREEAGISWEAEFTVSEGGSEIDLKTVFLPWSAFKPTYRGRPKPDAKPLDLSNVKRVGLMMRSFFGDQEGDFSIEIHAIAAKREIEEEEEDDDPKAVVEAAALDQVQNRRRSWFRRLLCGLI, from the exons ATGATGCACGCCACGACTCGCTGGCAGCAACTGCTCTATCTGTATGGTGGAGACCA GCCGTGGGACTCCTTGTTATGGGTCACTTCAGATGATCGCGTCCGTGGAGGCGCCAGTCAGTCCCACCTCTCCGTGATAAACCCCGAAAAGGCCCGGTTCTACGGCCATCTCGATACCCAGACGCTTGGTGGTGCCGGCTTCGCATCGCAGCATAGCTTGGGGGTGTTGGACTGGGACCTGTCGGGCTATGAGGGCATCATCGTTTCGGTGGCCGAGGCCGATGGCAAACGATACGCGCTGACGCTCAAGGACGAGATACCCCCGAAGAGGGGCGACGGGCGTGAGGAGGCTGGTATCAGCTGGGAGGCCGAGTTCACGGTCTCGGAGGGCGGATCGGAGATTGACTTGAAGACGGTGTTTTTGCCGTGGTCTGCGTTTAAGCCGACGTATCGAGGCAGGCCGAAGCCGGATGCGAAGCCGCTGGACCTGTCTAATGTCAAGCGAGTTGGGTTGATGATGCGAAG TTTCTTTGGAGACCAAGAGGGGGACTTCTCCATCGAAATCCATGCTATTGCTGCTAAGCGAGAgattgaggaggaagaagaggacgacgatcCTAAGGCTGTTGTTGAAGCTGCGGCGTTGGACCAAGTGCAAAATCGCCGGCGTAGTTGGTTTCGACGGTTATTATGTGGGTTAATTTGA